Proteins found in one Sphaeramia orbicularis chromosome 8, fSphaOr1.1, whole genome shotgun sequence genomic segment:
- the dcaf7 gene encoding DDB1- and CUL4-associated factor 7: protein MSLHGKRKEIYKYEAPWTVYAMNWSVRPDKRFRLALGSFVEEYNNKVQLVGLEEESSEFVCRNTFDHPYPTTKIMWIPDTKGVYPDLLATSGDYLRIWRVSDTETRLECLLNNNKNSDFCAPLTSFDWNEVDPNLLGTSSIDTTCTIWGLETGQVLGRVNLVSGHVKTQLIAHDKEVYDIAFSRAGGGRDMFASVGADGSVRMFDLRHLEHSTIIYEDPQHHPLLRLCWNKQDPNYLATMAMDGMEVVILDVRVPCTPVARLNNHRACVNGIAWAPHSSCHICTAADDHQALIWDIQQMPRAIEDPILAYTAEGEINNVQWASTQPDWIAICYNNCLEILRV, encoded by the exons ATGTCGCTTCacggtaaaagaaaagaaatctacAAATACGAGGCGCCATGGACGGTCTATGCCATGAACTGGAGCGTCCGCCCGGATAAACGCTTCCGTCTGGCCCTTGGGAGTTTTGTAGAAGAATATAACAACAAG GTTCAGCTGGTGGGTCTGGAGGAGGAGAGCTCAGAGTTTGTCTGCAGGAACACATTCGACCATCCTTATCCCACCACCAAGATCATGTGGATCCCAGACACTAAGGGGGTCTACCCGGATCTGCTGGCCACCAGTGGGGATTACCTGCGCATCTGGAGG GTCAGCGACACAGAAACACGACTGGAGTGCTTgctgaacaacaacaagaactCAGATTTCTGCGCTCCGCTCACCTCCTTTGACTGGAATGAGGTCGATCCCAATCTGCTAG GTACTTCCAGCATCGACACCACCTGCACCATCTGGGGCCTGGAGACGGGTCAGGTTCTGGGCCGGGTTAACCTGGTGTCGGGTCACGTGAAGACCCAGCTGATCGCCCACGACAAAGAG GTGTATGACATTGCCTTCAGTCGTGCAGGCGGTGGCAGAGACATGTTTGCGTCTGTGGGAGCTGATGGTTCAGTCCGTATGTTCGACCTACGGCATCTGGAACACAGCACCATCATCTATGAAGACCCCCAGCACCACCCGCTGCTCCGCCTCTGCTGGAACAAACAGGACCCCAACTACCTGGCAACCATGGCCATGGACGGCATGGAG GTGGTCATCCTGGACGTGCGTGTGCCCTGTACTCCCGTGGCTCGACTCAACAACCATCGGGCCTGTGTGAACGGCATCGCCTGGGCTCCTCACTCCTCCTGTCACATCTGCACCGCAG CCGACGACCACCAGGCCCTGATCTGGGACATCCAGCAGATGCCGCGGGCCATCGAGGACCCCATCCTGGCCTACACCGCCGAAGGGGAGATCAACAACGTGCAGTGGGCGTCCACGCAGCCGGACTGGATTGCTATTTGCTACAACAACTGCCTGGAGATCCTGCGTGTGTAA